One genomic region from Henningerozyma blattae CBS 6284 chromosome 2, complete genome encodes:
- the TBLA0B04930 gene encoding uncharacterized protein — translation MQPTTQATQKENSSENKDNYIIPGLFWDPACIIA, via the coding sequence ATGCAACCAACTACTCAAGCTACCCAAAAAGAAAACTCTTCTGAAAACAAAGACAATTACATCATTCCAGGTTTGTTCTGGGATCCAGCATGTATTATTGCTTAA
- the ATG13 gene encoding serine/threonine protein kinase regulatory subunit ATG13 (similar to Saccharomyces cerevisiae ATG13 (YPR185W); ancestral locus Anc_7.542), with the protein MENLISDKELLSLIENFFLKTTLLVCSKRTNQPDSFTEYILNQNETDYSQLVPEFPHIFDMLNPWVHNDYRVLGENDTVTQLHLPPLIIETVLNIRNVPSNQWIKLRDTDGNPWNVCKGTKKSEIVLERWLIELDNTSQMFKNSEQSSTSNSIEKEEIHTDPIGFTNESNTPSSASPDLKKQMSLLFRYLRTFINLLPANDLYMSLKEQNQTLLSIDYKIFDGTKTIVSKGRIGLSKPIINTYMNIMNETNVSTHLEQRKVTPVWTKLGLLRVSVSYRHDCKFEVGLTNKEIVLEKYNDQSLDRYNFGKSSSISPQDNTIPIRNRMDHGSFQRRDFNSGTRIVQPFKTGSMGSPQLNNFHSLNTNNLSSSIIHSTVRSQKSRNNSISAYTSNQNMLHQPFENLSSTSKYSSSFGKLRRHSSIKSNLSLEKPDKFLKQNELHTVPPSDDLIEFVKLIDEKPELKLSEKQSLKNSDSINTSITKFKKLKVGNDILSDNLSMSVSLEQKYLRNKSRSSSHSPIPSVSPTIQFISIPSKVFEDDINEEELNRPPRSREGSFDRSKNYSIHQKIGGILNGKFTSKYLPSQSPLRHDDDNELLFDSPKYSNNQNLRPSPSLYSVDSIPNSFPKSKFPIQKTSNLSFPITATVPAYGNIHRPSLRSTDLLAGKEEVENLPNFSSDSNLHDQTHINTSSKIQHSSDDEDDMVFFMSEMHLHGD; encoded by the coding sequence ATGGAAAATCTAATAAGTGATAAAGAGCTTCTTTCTCTAATAGAAAACTTTTTCCTTAAAACAACCCTTCTAGTTTGTTCAAAACGTACTAATCAACCAGACTCTTTTacagaatatattttaaaccaAAATGAGACTGATTACTCGCAGCTTGTGCCTGAATTCCCtcatatttttgatatgCTAAATCCATGGGTTCATAATGATTACCGGGTTCTTGGGGAGAATGACACTGTTACTCAACTACATTTACCACcattaattattgaaaCAGTCTTGAATATTAGAAATGTACCCAGCAATCAATGGATTAAATTAAGAGACACTGATGGTAACCCGTGGAATGTTTGTAAAGGAACTAAAAAGTCTGAAATTGTATTAGAACGTTGGCTCATAGAACTAGATAATACTTCACAGatgtttaaaaattcagaaCAAAGTTCAACTTCGAATAGTATTGAGAAAGAGGAAATCCACACCGATCCAATAGGCTTTACAAATGAAAGTAATACTCCTTCAAGTGCAAGCCCTGATCTAAAAAAGCAAATGTCTCTGTTATTCAGATACCTACGTACATTCATTAACCTTCTTCCTGCTAATGACTTATATATGTCTCTGAAGGAGCAAAATCAAACGTTACTCTCAATtgattataaaatatttgatggCACTAAGACAATTGTCTCAAAAGGTCGTATCGGCCTAAGTAAGCCTATTATCAATACATACatgaatataatgaatGAAACAAATGTATCAACTCATTTAGAACAAAGAAAAGTGACTCCAGTGTGGACAAAATTAGGTCTTCTGAGAGTCTCTGTTTCTTATAGACATGATTGTAAATTCGAAGTTGGCTTgacaaataaagaaattgtttTGGAGAAATATAATGATCAATCTTTAGATAGATATAATTTTGGGAAATCTTCGTCAATATCGCCGCAAGATAATACAATCCCAATAAGAAACCGAATGGATCATGGTTCATTTCAAAGAAGAGATTTTAATTCAGGGACAAGAATCGTTCAGCCCTTTAAGACAGGATCAATGGGTAGTCCTCAATTAAACAACTTCCATTCATTGAATACCAACAACTTATCTTCATCGATAATCCATTCAACAGTGAGATCTCaaaaatcaagaaataattcaatCTCTGCATATAcatcaaatcaaaatatgCTACACCAACCATTTGAGAATCTAAGCAGTACCTCAAAATACTCATCTTCATTTGGTAAATTACGGCGACACTCTAGCattaaatctaatttatcattagaaaAACCAGATAAGTTTCTAAAACAAAATGAGCTCCACACGGTTCCTCCGTCAgatgatttaattgaatttgttaaactaattgatgaaaaaccagaattaaaattgagTGAGAAGCAAAGTTTAAAGAATTCTGATTCTATTAATACTTCCATTACTAAATTCAAAAAGCTTAAAGTTggtaatgatattttatctgataatttatcaatgaGTGTATCTTTagaacaaaaatatttaagaaataaatcTAGATCAAGCTCTCACTCACCAATACCCTCTGTTTCCCCAACAATCCAATTTATATCGATACCTTCTAAGGTATTTGAGGATGATATAAacgaagaagaattaaatagGCCTCCAAGAAGTAGGGAAGGCTCATTTGATAGATCCAAAAATTACAGTATCCACCAGAAGATAGGTGGAATTCTTAATGGAAAATTCACTTCGAAATATCTACCCTCTCAGTCACCTTTAAGACacgatgatgataatgaattacTATTTGATAGCccaaaatattctaataatcaaaatttgaGACCCTCTCCATCTTTGTATTCAGTTGACAGCATTCCAAACTCTTTCCCAAAATCTAAATTTCCAATACAAAAAActtctaatttatctttcCCAATTACTGCAACAGTTCCTGCATATGGTAACATTCACAGACCTTCATTACGTTCCACTGATTTATTAGCAGGAAAGGAGGAGGTAGAGAATCttccaaatttttcttccGACTCTAATTTACACGATCAAACGCATATCAATACTTCATCTAAAATACAACACTCatcagatgatgaagatgatatgGTATTCTTTATGAGTGAAATGCATCTTCATGGCGATTGA
- the SMX3 gene encoding mRNA splicing protein SMX3 — MSENKWIYNSKLKFTPVNPKPYLRSLIDTPIIVTLKFNKTQYKGILVSTDNYFNIQLRNTEEIVDGKTTGQLGDIFIRCNNVLWIGQDLEKIAQNRENTETSTS; from the exons ATGTCAGAA AATAAATGGATTTACAATTCCAAATTAAAGTTCACACCAGTTAATCCTAAACCATACCTTAGAAGTCTCATTGACACTCCTATAATAGTCACattaaaattcaataaaactCAATACAAAGGAATTTTAGTATCAACAGATAACTACTTTAACATCCAGCTTCGAAATACTGAAGAAATTGTAGATGGTAAAACTACAGGCCAGCTAGGAGATATCTTCATCAGATGCAACAATGTTCTATGGATAGGTCAAGATCTTGAAAAGATAGCCCAAAACAGGGAGAACACCGAGACTTCCACCTCATAA
- the TBLA0B04940 gene encoding polyprenol monophosphomannose synthase (similar to Saccharomyces cerevisiae DPM1 (YPR183W); ancestral locus Anc_7.540): MLSQNILNSIIVPTYDEKSNIKTLTTNLFPSLATEESNLTELIFVDNNSNDGSIQQVEELNRQGYNVRIIIRRKNHGLSSSVLRGFQAAQGDILICMDANLQHTPESVPQLIESLRIHPFTIGTRYVTNVGIEQDWPLYRRVISKGSSLLAKPLTTTSDPMIGFFGLPRKYLIQLKAGAINPQCFKISLELMVKLRLPKRCTVGEILYSLGITSEGQSKLPGKVILQYVLQLKDLYQYRYGSVEFTFITSLITIFYTVAFYQAYCVVFKFNLDRKLLQ; the protein is encoded by the coding sequence ATGCTTTCTcagaatattttaaatagtaTCATTGTACCAACATatgatgaaaaatcaaatattaaaaccTTAACTACGAATCTTTTTCCCTCATTGGCTACTGAAGAATCTAATTTAACTGAGTTAATATTTGTCGacaataattcaaatgatggGTCTATTCAACAAGTCGAAGAATTAAATAGGCAAGGTTATAATGtgagaattattattagaaggAAGAATCATGGCTTGTCTTCCTCTGTCTTACGGGGGTTTCAAGCAGCACAAGGTGACATTTTAATTTGTATGGATGCTAATTTACAGCATACACCAGAAAGTGTCCCACAATTGATAGAATCTCTGAGAATACATCCTTTCACAATTGGTACAAGATATGTTACAAATGTAGGAATAGAACAAGATTGGCCTTTATACCGAAGAGTTATTTCTAAAGGCTCTAGCTTGTTAGCTAAGCCTTTGACTACTACATCTGATCCAATGATTGGATTTTTCGGTTTACCAaggaaatatttgattcaaCTAAAAGCGGGTGCTATAAACCCCCAGTGTTTCAAAATCTCATTGGAATTAATGGTTAAATTGCGATTACCGAAACGTTGTACAGTTGGTGaaattctttattcttTAGGAATTACAAGTGAAGGTCAATCCAAATTACCTGGCAAAGTTATTCTTCAATACGTACtacaattaaaagatttatacCAATATCGATATGGTTCTGTGGAATTTACATTTATAACTTCATTGAttacaatattttacaCGGTGGCTTTTTATCAAGCCTATTGTGTggtatttaaatttaatttagaCAGAAAGCTTttacaataa
- the GAB1 gene encoding GPI-anchor transamidase subunit GAB1 (similar to Saccharomyces cerevisiae GAB1 (YLR459W); ancestral locus Anc_7.538), which produces MKGSVGAVLLAGIALRLATTLVFPTLQQTLDKSVEFSTPITSFKSLREGIYLLNNDLPVYDGGVVHHSPMLLAILSIFNGSEFLVSLFYTIIDSLIALNLIHILNYFQNSINFNNPTWAIGLLYLFNPLSLLTCISRSSTIFNNLFISYSIYFALNNNLLLASIFIALASNISIYSLLLILPVSFIIPKNYSSTYSPTHSHSASIDSNKKKISNNNNANKISKLNCSRLRFAIFALLSFTLLIAISFIINNSNWNFIYATFWMDLSSSKNFPNLGLWWYFFIEMFDSFIPFYKTVFNLFIVSIVLTISIRFNSSQPFYSLILSIGWITLTKPYPTLGDISFFIGLIPFFKPLFGYLKYPVISSLLFLHAILLSPIFYHIWIDVGSGNSNFFYAINLVYALSVALIITEFCWAMLRCEYDKGSPNYKAKVAQI; this is translated from the coding sequence ATGAAGGGTAGTGTAGGTGCAGTGCTTCTGGCAGGTATAGCCTTGAGATTGGCCACCACTCTGGTCTTCCCAACATTGCAACAGACTTTAGATAAATCAGTGGAATTCTCTACTCCCATAACATCCTTTAAGTCATTGAGAGAAGGGATTTATCTATTAAACAACGATCTTCCTGTATATGATGGTGGTGTAGTACATCATTCTCCAATGCTTTTGGCCATTCTTTCCATTTTCAATGGCTCGGAATTTTTGGTTTCCTTGTTTTATACCATCATCGATAGTTTGATTGctctaaatttaattcatatactaaattatttccaaaactcgatcaatttcaataatcCAACTTGGGCTATCGGTCTGCTCTATCTTTTCAATCCATTGTCTCTATTAACATGCATTAGCAGATCATCGAccatctttaataatttattcatttcttattcaatttatttcgctttaaataataatttattactcGCTTCTATCTTTATTGCCTTAGCTTCCAATATATCCAtctattcattattattaatcttaCCAGTATCATTTATTAtaccaaaaaattattcttcCACATATAGCCCTACCCATTCTCATTCAGCttcaattgattcaaataagaaaaaaatttcaaataacaataatgcaaacaaaatttcaaaattgaaTTGTTCAAGATTAAGATTTGCCATCTTTGCATTGTTATCCTTTACGTTATTAATTGCTATAtcatttataattaataattcaaattggAATTTCATTTATGCAACTTTTTGGATGGatttatcttcttcaaaaaatttcccCAATTTAGGTCTTTGGTGGTATTTCTTTATTGAAATGTTCGATTCATTCATTCCATTTTATAAGACTGTTTTCAATCTTTTCATTGTTTCCATAGTTTTAACTATTTCAATAAGATTCAATTCCTCTCAACCATTCTATTCTTTAATCCTATCGATTGGTTGGATCACTTTAACAAAACCTTATCCAACTTTAGGTGatattagtttttttattggGTTAATTCCTTTTTTCAAGCCATTGTTTGGTTATTTGAAATACCCAGTAATCTCAAGCTTATTGTTTTTACAtgcaattttattatccccaattttttatcatatttGGATCGATGTAGGCTCAGGTAATAGTAACTTCTTTTATGCTATTAATTTAGTATATGCATTATCGGTGGCTTTAATCATAACTGAATTCTGTTGGGCAATGTTACGTTGTGAATATGATAAAGGTAGTCCTAATTACAAGGCTAAAGTCGCTCAAATATAA